In the genome of Lysobacter sp. BMK333-48F3, the window GCCGGTGCGGTAGGCGGCGACGATGCCGGCGGTGCCGTTGATGATGCCCGCGGTCGGGAAGTCAGGGCCCGGGATGTGCGCCATCAGGCCGTCGACGTCGATCTCTGGCTCGTCGATCAGGGCAATGGTGGCGTTGACCACCTCGACCAGATTGTGCGGCGGGATGTTGGTCGCCATGCCGACCGCGATGCCGGCCGAGCCGTTGACCAGCAGGTTCGGCACCCGGGTCGGCAGGACCGTGGGCTCGAGTTCCTTTTCGTCGTAGTTGGGCTGGAAATCGACGGTTTCCTTGTCGATGTCGGCCAGCAACTCGTGGGTCAGGCGCGTCATCCGCGCCTCGGTGTATCGCATCGCCGCGGCGTCGTCGCCGTCGACCGAACCGAAGTTGCCCTGGCCGTCGACCAGCAGGTAGCGCAGCGAGAACGGCTGCGCCATGCGCACCAGAGTGTCGTACACCGACTGGTCGCCGTGCGGGTGGTACTTACCGATCACGTCGCCGACGATACGCGCCGACTTGAAGTGCGGCTTGTTGGCGTGCGTGCCGAGTTCGTTCATCGCGTACAGCACGCGACGATGCACCGGCTTGAGGCCGTCTCGCACGTCGGGGAGCGCGCGGCCGACGATCACGCTCATCGCGTAATCGAGGTAGCTGCGGCGCATCTCGTCTTCGAGATTGACCTGGATGATTTCCTTGGCGAGTTCGGCCATCAGGGTTCCGTTGCGGGCGGTGGTTCGACCGCCCCGCGCGGGCCTCGGCGTTCCGTGCGGAACGCCGAGGTGAAAGCCGAAAACAGCACCCCGGCGGGCCTGTCCTGCAGCTCGCTCGGGGCGGCATCAAAGAGACGGCAAATCATAGCACGAAACGCGGTCGCACAGGGGCGCGATTCCCACGCAGAAACAAGCACTTGGATGTGATTTTCAGCTGCGTTGCAGCATCGCGGCGCGGGCCGTGCGAAGCGGTGTCGTCCGAGCCTCGGCGAGGCGCGGCCGCACAGCCCGGCCGGGGTCGCTCCCGCGCAGGCAGGAACCCGGGCTTTAGCGAGGCATGGCGCTGAAGTCTCTGGATGCCCGCCTGCGCGGGCATGACGAGCCCAGGGGCCGCGACGAAACCCACCCGCCGTCGTTCCCGCGAACGCGGGAACCCAGGACTTCATCGAGGCAGGACGCTGAAGCTCTGGATGCCCGCGTGCGCGGGCATGACGGGTTTGGGCGAGAGCGCGACGAAACCCGCCTACCGTCGTTCCCGCGAACGCGGGAACCCAGGGCTTCATCGAGGCAGGACGCTGAAGTCGCTGGAAGCCCGCCTGCGCGGGCATGACGGGTTGGGGAGGAGCGCGGCGAAACCCGCCCGCCTCCGCTCCCGCGGGCGCGTCGGCTCAGCCGAAGGCGGCCTTCATCGCCGCCGCGTCCGGGCGCTCGATCACCCCGCGCTCGGTGACGATGGCGTCGATCAGCTCGTGCGGGGTGACGTCGAACACCGGATTCCAGGCGCCGACCCGTTCCGCCGCGGTGCGCTGGCCGCCGACCGCGAACAGTTCGCCGGGGTCGCGCTCTTCGATCTCGATCGCATCGCCGCTGGCGGTGTCCATGTCCACCGTCGACGACGGCGCGGCGACCATGAACTTGACCCCGTGGTGGCGGGCGGCGATCGCCAGCTGGTAGGTGCCGATCTTGTTGGCGGTGTCGCCGTTGGCGCAGATGCGGTCGGCGCCGACGATCACCCAGCGCACCTTGCCGCTCTTCATCAGGTGCGAGGCGGCGGCGTCGGCGATCAGGGTCGGGGCGATGCCGTCCTGCTCCAGCTCCCATACGGTCAGCCGCGCGCCCTGCAGCCAGGGCCGGGTCTCGCCGGCGAACACCTGCTCGATCCGGCCCTGGGCCACGCCGGCGCGGATCACGCCGAGCGCAGTGCCGAAGCCGGCGGTGGCCAGCGAGCCGGTGTTGCAATGAGTCAGCACGCCGCTGCCGGGCTCGATCAGCGCCGCGCCGAGCGCGCCCATGCGCCGGTTCGCGGCCAGGTCCTCGTCGGCGATGGCCTGGGCCTCGCGCTCCAGTAGCTCGCGCCAGTCGGCGCCGGCCGGCGCCAGCGCCCGGCGCATCCGCGCCAGCGCCCAGGCCAGATTGACCGCTGTCGGGCGCGCCGCATTGAGCCGCTGCATCGCCGGTTCGATCGCGGCCAAGGCTGCGGCGCCGTCGGTCGCGTCGATCGTGCGCGCCGCCAGCACCGTGCCCCAGGCAGCGGCGATGCCGATCGCCGGCGCGCCGCGCACGGTCAGGGCGTGGATCGCCGCGGCGACCGCGTCGCTGTCCTCGCAGCGCACGTATTCCACCGCGAACGGCAGCTTGCGCTGGTCGAGCAGTTCCAGGGCCTCGCCGGTCCAGCGGATCGGGCGGATGCGGTCGTAGCGGTCGAAATCGATGGCGTCGTTCATCCGGCTAGTTTAGCCGATGCGTGTTGCCGGCTTTAGCGAGGAGATGGCGGCTGGGAGGCAGCAGATGGGGACTGACGGAACCGAGCCGGCCGGAACCGAGCCGGCCGCAAACGACGACGCCCCCGCTGCGGGGCAGCGGAGGCGTCGCGGGCCGATCACGGGTGACCGGCTCAGTTGACCATAAAGCGGCCGCGGCAGCCGTTGGACACCCACACGCCGCTGCGGTCCCAACCCCAGGTCTGGCCTTCGATGCACGGCGAGCCGGAGTTCTGGCGCAGCAGGCGCACGTCGCGGCGCACGGTCATGTTGCAGCGGTTCTGGCGGTTGTTGTTCGACTCGCAGCTGATCTCCTGACCGCCGCCCCAACCGCCGCCGCCACCGCCCCAGCCGCCGCCACCGCCGTTCCAGCCGCCACCGCCACCGCCGCCGTTCCAACCGCCGCCGCCGCGCCCGGAGGCGAATTCGGCGCGGCAACCGTCGGTCACCCACACGCCATAGCGGTCGTAGCCCCAGGTACGGCCCTGGATGCAGGACGACTTGGACAGCTGGCGGACCAGTTGCACCCCGCCGCGCGTGTCGGCGTCGCAGCGCTGCTGGCGGTTGCCGTCGGATTCGCAGCGGAAGGTGCCGTTATCGCCGTAGTAGTCGTCGTACTGCGGCGCGGCTTGGACCGGCGCGGCCAGGCCGAGGCCCAGACCGACCAGCAGACCGAATCCGGAAACGATACGTGCGGACATGTGCGTGCTCCTTGTCAATGTGCCGAGGACTCTAGCTGAAGCCGCTTAACGTCAGCTCAAGATTTCCGTGACCGGCGATACGCTCAGGCAGGACGTTGCGGCTCCATTCACTCGCCGCCTAGTGTGCCGCCAATGGCGCACTGCGCCATGCGCCGTCGGTCGCAGAGCCGGAGGCCGATCCCAAGGCCGGCCGGCGGCATCGCTCAACCGCCGCCGCGGCGGTAATCCAGCTCGAATTCGGCGCGGCAGCCGTCCTCGACCCAGACTCCATGGGCGTCGTAGCCCCAGCTGCGGCCCTCGACGCATTCGGAATTCGACAACTGCTTGACCAGGCGCACCCCCTGGCCGGTGTCGCCGTCGCAACGGCGCGCGCGGCGGTCCTGGGACTCGCAGCGCAGCATGGCCTTGTGCGGCAGCGGCACCGCGGCCGCGGGCGCGGCCGCCTGCTCGCTGCCGATCAGGCGGAACTCCGCCCGGCAACCGCCGGCGACCCACACGCCCCGCTCGTCCGCGCCCCAGGTCTGGTTGCGCAGGCAGGGCTGCTTGGACAACTGCTGGGCCAGCGCCACGCCGTCGACGATGCGCGCCGGGCAATGGTTCCAGCGCCCGCCGCGCGATTCGCATTTGATCACCCGCGCGCCGGCGGTGCTGTCGCGACCGCTGCCGCCCTTGCCGAGCACGAAATCGGCGGCGCAGCCCTGGGTCACCCACACCCCGCCGCGGTCCGCGCCCCAACTGGTGCCTTCGACGCAGGGCTTGCCGGAGGTACGCCGCACCAGGCGCACGCCTTCGCGGGTATCGGCCGGGCAACGCACCACTTCCTCGCCACTGGAGGCGCAGCGCAACAGGCGCCCGCCGTACAAGCGTTCTCCGACCGGTTCGGCACGCGCCACGCCGGTCGCGCAGGCCAAGCCCGCGAACGCCAGCACATGGATCGCGGCTATCACACTACGCATGCATGGCCCCCCACACCTGATGCGTTCACTCTAACCGGGTTGGATTAACTTGCAATCAAAACGCGGCGTCGGCATGCAACGCGAACCTGCACGGTTCAGGGGGATTCATCGCCATCAAGCACGCGTGAAGTCGAACGCCAGCGCCTCGCCGATGCGGCCGGTGCCGAGCATCGCCATCAGCAGCCGGTCGACCCCGAGCGCGACCCCGGCGCAATCGGGAAACCCCGCCGCCAGCGCGTCGAGCAAGGCCTGGTCGCGCGGCGGCGCGGGCTCGCCGCGTTCGCCGCGCAGGGCGCGGTCGCGATCGAAACGGGCGCCCTGCTCGGCCGCGTCGGCCAGTTCGTGGTAGCCGTTGGCCAATTCCAGCGGCCCCAGATACAGCTCGAACCGCTCGGCCACGGGCTGGCCGTCGCCGTCGTCGCGCAAGCGCGCCAGCGCGCACTGCGAGGCCGGGTAGTCGCACACCGCCAGCAGGCGATCGGCGGCGAAGCCCGGTTGCAGGCGGTGGGTCATCAGCAGGTCGAGCCAATCGTCGCGAGTGAGTCCCTGCGGATCGATGACCACCTCGCCCAGCGCGGCGCGCAGTTCCCCTTCGTCGGCGACGAACGGATCCAGGCCGAGCCGGTCGCGGTACAGCTCGCGATAGCTGACCGTTTCCAGGCTCGCCTCGCGCCCGACCAGGGCCAGCGCGGCGCGCACCAGTTCGGCGGTCTCGCCGATCAGGCGGCGATGGTCCCAGCCGAGCCGGTACCACTCGAGCATGGTGAACTCGGGGTTGTGGCGGCCGCCGGCTTCGCCGTCGCGGAACACCCGCCCGAGTTCGTAGCAGTCGCCGAAACCGGCTGCGAGCAAGCGCTTGAGCGCGAACTCCGGCGAGGTGCGCAGCCAGCGGGTGCGCGGCGCGCCGTCGGTGCGGCCGCTGAACTGCAACGAGAACGAAGCGATGTTGGGGTCGGTGTTGCCGGCCATCGACATCACCGGGGTCTCGACCTCGGTCACGCCGCGCTCGGCGAAGAACGCGCGCAGCGCGGCGTTGAGGCGCGCGCGCAGACGCAGCGCCTCGAACGAGGCCGAAGGCCGCCACGATGCCGGCGTGCCGGTGGCGCTCATTCGTTTTCGGCCAGGAACGCCAGCAGGCGCGCTTCGTCCCAGACCTCGACGCCCAGTTCCTGGGCCTTGTCGAGCTTGGAACCGGCCGCCTCGCCGGCGACCACGAACGCGGTCTTCTTCGACACGCTGCCGGCGACCTTGGCGCCCAGCGCTTCCAACCGCACCTTGGCCTCGTCGCGGGTCAGCGCGGTCAGGGTGCCGGTCAGCACCGCGGTCTGGCCGTCGAGCGGTCCGCTCGCCGTCGCCGAGGCGGCCGGAGTCAGGGCATCCAGTTGCGCCAGCGCCTCGCCGACCCGGGTCAGCAACTGCGCGTTCTCGTCCACGCTCAACCACGAGGCCAGGGCCTGGGCGCTGTCGGCCGGAAGGCCGGCGGTGATGTAGGCGTGCTCGGGTGCGTCCAGCAGCTTGTGCGCGTCGCCGAACGCGGTGGCGAGCTGATCGGCGCGGATCTTGGTGACCTTGGGGATCTCCATGTCGACCAGCAGCGTGGCCAGGTTGAGGCCCTCGCGCAGCTTCGGCGTCGGCGGATGGGCGTCGCCGATCTTCACTTCGCGCTGCAGCAGATCGTCGATCACCTGCTGGTTGCCGGGCTGGTCGAAGAAATGGCCCAGCGAACGCGCGACTTCGCCGCCGATGTCGGGCACCCGCTTGAACAGCGGCCAGGGCAGACGGCGAACCAGTTCGAGCTCGCCGAACCACAGCGCCAGCGCTTTGGCCGTGCTCTCGCCGACGTGCTGGATGCCGAGCGCGAACAGGAAGCGCTCCAGGGTGGTGTTGCGGCTGTGATCGATGGCCTCGAGCAGGTTGTCGGCCCACTTGGTCGCGACCTTGCCGGCCTTGACCGTCTCCGGGGTGGTGCCGTCGCGCTCGTCGGCGCGGCGCTTCATTTCCAGCAGGTCGGCCAGTTCGAGCTTGTACAGGTCGGCCACCGACTGCAGATAGCCCAGGTCGGACAGGTCTTCGATGTAGCGGTCGCCCAGGCCCTCGATGTCCATCGCCCGGCGCGAGGCGAAATGGCGGATCGCTTCCTTGCGCTGCGCGGCGCAGGTCAGCTCGCCGGAGCAGCGCCACACCACTCCGTCCTCTTCGCGCACGATCTCCGAGCCGCACACCGGGCAGACTTCGGGCATGCGCCATTCCGGCGCGTGCGGGTCGCGGTACTCGGGCACCACCCGGACGATTTCCGGAATCACGTCGCCGGCGCGGCGCACGATCACGGTGTCGCCGATGCGCACGTCGAGGCGGGCGATCTGGTCGGCGTTGTGCAGGGTCGCATTGGTCACCACCACCCCGGCGACCTGCACCGGGCGCAGCCGCGCCACCGGGGTCGCCGCGCCGGTGCGACCGATCTGGATGTCGATGCCTTCCAGCACCGTCGATTGCTCCTGGGCCGGGAACTTGTGCGCGATCGCCCAGCGCGGCGCGCGCGAAACGAAGCCCATCTCGCGCTGGCCGGCGTAATCGTCGAGCTTGTAGACCACGCCGTCGATGTCGAACGGCAGCGCGTCGCGCTTGGCGCCCATCTGCCGGTAATAGCCGAGCAGGCCTTCGGTGCCGGCGACCACGCCGCTTTCGGCGCTGACCGGGAAGCCCCATTCGCGCAACTGCTGCAGGGTCGCCGAATGGCTGGGCGGCAGCTCGTAGCCTTCGACCACGCCGACGGCGTAGGCGTAGAACGCCAGCGGCCGCTGCGCGGTGATGCGCGGGTCGAGCTGGCGCAGCGAGCCGGCGGCGCCGTTGCGCGGGTTGGCCAGGACTTTGCCGCCGTCGCGCAGCGCTTTCTCGTTGTAGGCCTTGAACGCGGCCAGCGGCATGTAGACCTCGCCGCGGACTTCCAGCACCGGCGGCCAGCCTTCGCCGCGCAGCTTCATCGGGATCGCCTTGACCGTGCGCAGGTTGGCGGTGACGTCCTCGCCGGTGGCGCCGTCGCCGCGGGTCGCGCCCTGGACGAAGTGGCCGCCCTCGTAGCGCAGGCTGATCGCCAGGCCGTCGAGCTTGGGCTCGACCGAGAACTCGGGCGCTTCCACGTCCAGGCGCTCGACGATCTTGCGCACGAAGTCGGCCACTTCCTCGTCGCTGAAGGCGTTGCCCAGCGACAGCATCGGCACCGCGTGGCGGACCTCGTCGAACTGGCCCGAAGGCGAGCTGCCGACGCGCTGGGTCGGCGAATCGACCGAGGCCAGCTCGGGGTGCGCGGCCTCCAGCGCCTCCAGCTCGCGCAGCAGACGGTCGTAATCGGCGTCGGCCAGGGTCGGGTCGTCGAGGACGTAGTAGCGGTAGTTGGCGTCTTCGAGCTGGGCGCGCAATGCGGCGGCGCGCTGCGCGGCTTGGTCCGCGGTCTTGTTCGGGGTCACGGGTCGGCGTCCTGGCACGGCCTTGGCGGCGGGGCGGGTGGCATTTTGAACGGGAAACGCGCCATTGTGGGCGATGGGCGTCGCTGCGGGCGCGACGGTGGGCAAAGGCAAAGGCAAAGGCAGAGGCAGAGGCAGAGGCAGAAGCAAATCCCCCCTGCCCCCCTTTTTCAAAGGGGGGAGGCTTGCTGGTTGGGGCGCGGCGAACGTGGGGATGCAGCAGGATCGGCGTCCCTGCTCTTGTAGGAGCGGCGTCCCAAGGGATTTCCTCCGGTCATGAGCCGCGACAGCCGCCGCGATGGACTACCACGCCGCACCCCGCAGCTCTGGCAACGCAAAGAAGCCTGAGGGCCCGGACCGGAGTGCTGAGGCCGGCCTCGCTACGATTGCCACGGCCTGTCTCGGGGTGACTGCCTAATCGAAATGTTCGACCACCAATAGCCACCACAATCCTCGCGCGACCTCCCCCACCAGGTACGAACAGCAGAGTGACTCGCGAGCCATCTCGCACCAGTCGCCATCCAGGCGGTAAGCGAAAATTTGGTCGAAAGGGTGCGGGAACAAGACTTCCAGCGCCTCCCCAATTGCCTGCCATGCGGTCGCAGCCGATTGCGCACTTCGCTTTCGATCAACCAAGAGGCCTACCAGCGAGCCTTGGAACTCGTAGTGCCCCAATCGAACTGCCTCAAGCTTGGTGAGGTCGATCCACCCCAGATCGGCGCACGCGGCACGGACACAGGATTGAGTCAAAAACGCCTCAGGAAACTGCGCGTCGCAAGGACTCAGCGTGCTGAAACGGAGCTTGAAGAATGCCGAGAATGTCTCGCGAACAACTTCGGCCGAATCAAACAAAGAACTCAGAGCCGGGCTGTACCGCGGATTACTGTACTCAGCGATGCCGTCGCAGTCTTTTGTCACCAGCGCGTGGGCTTGCTCAGCGGAGGAGCTTCGCGTTGCCGGTCGTAGGCGCGCAGTTCGTCGCGCAGGTGGGCGATGCGCTGGCGGCCCAGGGCGTTGCGCTGTTCGTCCAGGACCACGGCGTCGAGCAGCTCGGCCATGCGCTGGGCGGTCGGCAGCATGGTTTCCCAGGCGTCCAGCGCCGGCACCGGCGCCGGCAGGGTCAGGAAGAAGGCGATTGCCGGGGTTTCCAGCGCCTGGATCGCGGCCATGTCGAAGCTGCCGGGCTTCATGATGTTGGCGACGCTGAACACCGGGCCGCGCTCGGGGTGGCCTTCGACCAGGCGGTGATAGACGCCCATGTGGCCGTAGACCAGGCCGGCCTTCTCCGCCGCGACCACGATGTCGGGGCCGTGCAGCTTCTGTCCGGCGCGCGCGGCCAGGTACAGGGTGACGATCTTGTCGAACTCGTCGCTGACCCGGCGGCCGAGTTCGCTGTTGGCGCCGCCCTCCAGGGTGCGGTCGAACAGCTCCAGTTCGGCCTGGGTGGTGGCCTCGCCGGGCACGCCGGCGCTCTGGCCGAGCTCGTTCTCGAGCTGTTCGCCCAGGGTCGGTTCCTGGCGCGAGGACTTGCCGGCGCGGGCGTCCTCTTCGCGGGCGATGCGCTTGCCCTGCCCCGGTTTGCGCGGGCGGCCGAAGAACACGATCGCGCCGATCAGGATCAGGCCGGCGATGAAGATGCCGATGCGCATCAGGGTCAGGTCGGACATCGGGGGCTCCTAGTGCTGCTTGCGTCGGTGGCGGGGGTTCGGGCCGGGCGCCTCGGCGGCGCCGCGCTTGCCTGGTTTCCGCTGCGACTGCGTGGATTCGGTTGGAACGAGGGTGGCTGCAACGACGGTCGGTCCATTCGGGCGCTGCCGCGCAACGCCCGCCGGCCTCAGGCCGCGCCCGCCAGGCGGGTCGCTTCGGCCAGATCGACCGAGACCAGGCGGCTCACGCCGGGTTCGCGCATGGTCACGCCGGACAGCTGGTTGGCCACTTCCATCGTCGCCTTGTTGTGGGTGACGAACAGGAACTGTACCTGTTCGCTCATCTCGTTGACCATCGTCGCCAATCGGCCGACGTTGGCTTCGTCGAGCGGCGCGTCGACTTCGTCGAGCAGACAGAACGGCGCCGGGTTCAAGCGGAAGATCGCGAACACCAGCGCCACCGCGGTCATCGCCTTCTCGCCGCCGGACAGCAGCGAGATGTTCGACACGCGCTTGCCCGGCGGCCGCGCCATGATCGACACGCCGGTGTCGAGCAGATCCTCGCCGGTCAGTTCCAGGTAGGCGTGGCCGCCGCCGAACAGGCGCGGATACAGCTCCTGCACGCCGGAATTGACCCGGTCGAAGGTGTCCTTGAAGCGGCCGCGGGTCTCGCGGTCGATCTTGCGGATCGCCTCTTCCAGGGTGTCCAGCGCGGTGGTCAGGTCGCCGTGCTGGGCGTCCAGGTAGTCCTTGCGCTGCGCGGCTTCGGCGTGTTCGGCGATCGCCGCCAGGTTGACCGGCTCGAGCCGGCGCAGCTTGTTGTCCAGTTCGGCGACGGTGCGCTCCCAGGTCGGCGCGTCGGCGTTTTCGTCCAGGCCGTTGACCACGTCCTCGAGCACCGCGCCGGCCTCGGCGATCGCCGTGGTCAGGGTCTCGGCCTTGAGCACCAGGGCCTGCTGCTCCAGCCGGCGCTGGCCGATCGCCTCGCGCTGCTGCAGCGCCTGCTCGTCGCGCTGCTGGCGGGTCTGCTCGAACTTGCGCAGGTCGTTGTCGATGCCGTCCAGCGCGGTGCGCGCGCCGGTCAGGTCCTGCTCGGCGATCACCCGCTGTTCCAGCGCGACCTGGCGCTGTTCCTCCAGCGCGACCACCGGCTCGTCGCCGTCGTCGAGCTGGGACGACAGTTCGCTCAGGCGCGAATCGAGCTGGCCGCGCTGGCCGCCCATCCGCTCCAGGGTCTGGCTGAGGCCGGCGATCTGCGCGCGCTGGGTCTCCAGGCTCAGCACCAGCGCATGCGCGGCGTCGCGCGATTCGCGCGCGGCGTTGCGCGCCGCCTCGCGCGCCTCCGACAGGCTGCGGCGCTCGGATTCCAGGCGCAGGCGCGCGTCTTCCAGTTCGCCCATGCGCTCGACCGCGGTCTCCTGGCGCAGGCGCGCTTCGCGCGATTGCTCGCGCGCGCCGTCCAGGCCGATCAGCAGTTGCTCCAGGTCGGCGTCGATCTTCTCGATCCGGTTGCGCGCCGAGTCCAGCCGGCCCTGATGGCTCTGCAACTGGCCGGCCAGTTCGGACACGCCGCGGTGGGCCATGTACAGGCTGCGCTGGGCGTCTTCGCGGTGCTGCTCGGCGGCCAGCGAGCGGTCGCGCAGTTGGATCTGGTTGTGCTCCAGTTCGCGCTCGCGCTCCTGCAGGGTTTCGATCTCGATCCGCAGGCTCTGGATCTCGCGTTCGCGCAGCAGCGCACCCTGCTTGGCCGCACCGGAGCGCAGCACCCGCACCCAGCCGGCGCCGAAGCGCTCGCCGTTGCGGGTGATCACGGTCTCTTCGGCGCCCAGCGTGGCCTGCAGCGCGCGCGCCGCAGCCAGGTCGTCGGCGCCGTGCAGGCGCGCCAGCAGGCGCCGGATCGCCGCCGGGCCCTGGACCTTGGCCGCCAGCGAGGTCGGCGGATAGACCGTGCCGTCGCGTTCGGGCGAGACCAGGGTCAGGCGGCCTTCGCCGAGTTCGCCGATCGCGTCGACCAGGGTTTCCGGCGCCTCGACCAGCACGCCTTCGATCAGTTGGCCGAGCGCGCTTTCGACCGCGTTTTCCCAGCCGGCTTCGACCTCGAGGGTCTCGCCGACGCGCTGCGCCGAATCCAGCCCGCGCGCCTGCAGCCAGCTCAGGGCCGCGCCCTGCTCCTGGCCGAGCGCGGCGTGCTGCAGGGTCTCCAGCGAGGACAGCCGGCCGCGCGAGGTCTGCGCCTGCTTGCGCACCTCGGCCAGCTGGTTCTGGGTCGCGCGCTGCTGCTCCTGCAGGTCGGACACCGCGGCCTTGCGCGTTTCCAACTCCTCGCTGAGGCTGTCCAGCGATTCCTTCTGCAGTTCGTGCTGGCTTTGCAGTTGTTCGAACGCGTCGGCCAGGGCGGCGACGTCCAGGCCGGTGCGCTCGGCGCTCAGCGACTCGCGGCGGCGGTCGGCGTCGAGGATCTGCCGGTCCAGGCCTTCGATGCGGGTGCGCTCGACGTCGGCCGCGCGCGCGGATTCGGATTGCTCGCGGCTGTGCGCGTCCCAGCGCTGCTGCCAGTCGTTGAGCCGGGTCTCGGCGTCGCGCAGCGCGTCCTGGCGCGCCTCGTCGTCCTCGCGCAGGGCTTCGATGCGCGGCTCGGCGTCGGCGACCGCGGCCAGCAGCACGTCCAGGCGGGCCTGGTCGTTGCCGATGTGCGCGCCGATCTCGGCCAGTTGCGCCTTCGCCTCCTCGCGCGCCTTGTGCAGGCGGCTGGACAGTTCGCGCTGGTGCTGGATCTGTTGTTCGATCCGGGCCAGGGCGCCGCCGACTTCGTAGCTGGCCGCCTGGGCCTTGTTCAGCGCCTCGGCGGCCTCTTCGCGGCGGACCCTGCCGGTCTCCAGCTCGCGCTCGGCTTCGCG includes:
- the mtnA gene encoding S-methyl-5-thioribose-1-phosphate isomerase, encoding MNDAIDFDRYDRIRPIRWTGEALELLDQRKLPFAVEYVRCEDSDAVAAAIHALTVRGAPAIGIAAAWGTVLAARTIDATDGAAALAAIEPAMQRLNAARPTAVNLAWALARMRRALAPAGADWRELLEREAQAIADEDLAANRRMGALGAALIEPGSGVLTHCNTGSLATAGFGTALGVIRAGVAQGRIEQVFAGETRPWLQGARLTVWELEQDGIAPTLIADAAASHLMKSGKVRWVIVGADRICANGDTANKIGTYQLAIAARHHGVKFMVAAPSSTVDMDTASGDAIEIEERDPGELFAVGGQRTAAERVGAWNPVFDVTPHELIDAIVTERGVIERPDAAAMKAAFG
- a CDS encoding DUF3011 domain-containing protein encodes the protein MSARIVSGFGLLVGLGLGLAAPVQAAPQYDDYYGDNGTFRCESDGNRQQRCDADTRGGVQLVRQLSKSSCIQGRTWGYDRYGVWVTDGCRAEFASGRGGGGWNGGGGGGGWNGGGGGWGGGGGGWGGGQEISCESNNNRQNRCNMTVRRDVRLLRQNSGSPCIEGQTWGWDRSGVWVSNGCRGRFMVN
- a CDS encoding DUF3011 domain-containing protein is translated as MRSVIAAIHVLAFAGLACATGVARAEPVGERLYGGRLLRCASSGEEVVRCPADTREGVRLVRRTSGKPCVEGTSWGADRGGVWVTQGCAADFVLGKGGSGRDSTAGARVIKCESRGGRWNHCPARIVDGVALAQQLSKQPCLRNQTWGADERGVWVAGGCRAEFRLIGSEQAAAPAAAVPLPHKAMLRCESQDRRARRCDGDTGQGVRLVKQLSNSECVEGRSWGYDAHGVWVEDGCRAEFELDYRRGGG
- the epmA gene encoding EF-P lysine aminoacylase EpmA, producing MSATGTPASWRPSASFEALRLRARLNAALRAFFAERGVTEVETPVMSMAGNTDPNIASFSLQFSGRTDGAPRTRWLRTSPEFALKRLLAAGFGDCYELGRVFRDGEAGGRHNPEFTMLEWYRLGWDHRRLIGETAELVRAALALVGREASLETVSYRELYRDRLGLDPFVADEGELRAALGEVVIDPQGLTRDDWLDLLMTHRLQPGFAADRLLAVCDYPASQCALARLRDDGDGQPVAERFELYLGPLELANGYHELADAAEQGARFDRDRALRGERGEPAPPRDQALLDALAAGFPDCAGVALGVDRLLMAMLGTGRIGEALAFDFTRA
- the ligA gene encoding NAD-dependent DNA ligase LigA; translation: MTPNKTADQAAQRAAALRAQLEDANYRYYVLDDPTLADADYDRLLRELEALEAAHPELASVDSPTQRVGSSPSGQFDEVRHAVPMLSLGNAFSDEEVADFVRKIVERLDVEAPEFSVEPKLDGLAISLRYEGGHFVQGATRGDGATGEDVTANLRTVKAIPMKLRGEGWPPVLEVRGEVYMPLAAFKAYNEKALRDGGKVLANPRNGAAGSLRQLDPRITAQRPLAFYAYAVGVVEGYELPPSHSATLQQLREWGFPVSAESGVVAGTEGLLGYYRQMGAKRDALPFDIDGVVYKLDDYAGQREMGFVSRAPRWAIAHKFPAQEQSTVLEGIDIQIGRTGAATPVARLRPVQVAGVVVTNATLHNADQIARLDVRIGDTVIVRRAGDVIPEIVRVVPEYRDPHAPEWRMPEVCPVCGSEIVREEDGVVWRCSGELTCAAQRKEAIRHFASRRAMDIEGLGDRYIEDLSDLGYLQSVADLYKLELADLLEMKRRADERDGTTPETVKAGKVATKWADNLLEAIDHSRNTTLERFLFALGIQHVGESTAKALALWFGELELVRRLPWPLFKRVPDIGGEVARSLGHFFDQPGNQQVIDDLLQREVKIGDAHPPTPKLREGLNLATLLVDMEIPKVTKIRADQLATAFGDAHKLLDAPEHAYITAGLPADSAQALASWLSVDENAQLLTRVGEALAQLDALTPAASATASGPLDGQTAVLTGTLTALTRDEAKVRLEALGAKVAGSVSKKTAFVVAGEAAGSKLDKAQELGVEVWDEARLLAFLAENE
- the zipA gene encoding cell division protein ZipA, translated to MSDLTLMRIGIFIAGLILIGAIVFFGRPRKPGQGKRIAREEDARAGKSSRQEPTLGEQLENELGQSAGVPGEATTQAELELFDRTLEGGANSELGRRVSDEFDKIVTLYLAARAGQKLHGPDIVVAAEKAGLVYGHMGVYHRLVEGHPERGPVFSVANIMKPGSFDMAAIQALETPAIAFFLTLPAPVPALDAWETMLPTAQRMAELLDAVVLDEQRNALGRQRIAHLRDELRAYDRQREAPPLSKPTRW
- the smc gene encoding chromosome segregation protein SMC, whose amino-acid sequence is MRLSTIKLSGFKSFVDPTTLHLPTNMTGVVGPNGCGKSNIIDAVRWVMGESSASRLRGDSLTDVIFAGSSARKPVSQAMVELIFDNSDHTITGEYAAFNEISVKRTVSRDGTSQYYLNGGKCRRRDITDLFLGTGLGPRSYSIIEQGMISQIIEARPEDLRVYLEEAAGISKYKERRRETETRIRHTRENLDRLNDLREEVGKQLEHLRRQARQAEQYQAIQAERKVKDVEWKALEYRALDQKLQTQREKLSQQETRLQQLIAEQREAERELETGRVRREEAAEALNKAQAASYEVGGALARIEQQIQHQRELSSRLHKAREEAKAQLAEIGAHIGNDQARLDVLLAAVADAEPRIEALREDDEARQDALRDAETRLNDWQQRWDAHSREQSESARAADVERTRIEGLDRQILDADRRRESLSAERTGLDVAALADAFEQLQSQHELQKESLDSLSEELETRKAAVSDLQEQQRATQNQLAEVRKQAQTSRGRLSSLETLQHAALGQEQGAALSWLQARGLDSAQRVGETLEVEAGWENAVESALGQLIEGVLVEAPETLVDAIGELGEGRLTLVSPERDGTVYPPTSLAAKVQGPAAIRRLLARLHGADDLAAARALQATLGAEETVITRNGERFGAGWVRVLRSGAAKQGALLREREIQSLRIEIETLQERERELEHNQIQLRDRSLAAEQHREDAQRSLYMAHRGVSELAGQLQSHQGRLDSARNRIEKIDADLEQLLIGLDGAREQSREARLRQETAVERMGELEDARLRLESERRSLSEAREAARNAARESRDAAHALVLSLETQRAQIAGLSQTLERMGGQRGQLDSRLSELSSQLDDGDEPVVALEEQRQVALEQRVIAEQDLTGARTALDGIDNDLRKFEQTRQQRDEQALQQREAIGQRRLEQQALVLKAETLTTAIAEAGAVLEDVVNGLDENADAPTWERTVAELDNKLRRLEPVNLAAIAEHAEAAQRKDYLDAQHGDLTTALDTLEEAIRKIDRETRGRFKDTFDRVNSGVQELYPRLFGGGHAYLELTGEDLLDTGVSIMARPPGKRVSNISLLSGGEKAMTAVALVFAIFRLNPAPFCLLDEVDAPLDEANVGRLATMVNEMSEQVQFLFVTHNKATMEVANQLSGVTMREPGVSRLVSVDLAEATRLAGAA